A DNA window from Stenotrophomonas sp. 57 contains the following coding sequences:
- a CDS encoding Sua5/YciO/YrdC/YwlC family protein, translated as MKAHAGPVSAMKELTLDSAVATLRAGGVIAYPTEAVWGLGCDPSHEAAVHMVLRLKQRPIEKGMILVAAELPQLEGWVRLQALPDARQRAVLASWPGANTWILPAGPRARPWVTGEHSGIAVRISAHPLVAELCRAWGGPLVSTSANLAGEPPARSREELDPRLLRLLDGILDGETGGLAQPTPIRDALSGNVLRS; from the coding sequence ATGAAGGCCCACGCCGGGCCGGTCTCCGCCATGAAAGAACTCACCCTGGACTCTGCCGTCGCCACGCTCCGCGCGGGCGGCGTGATCGCCTACCCGACCGAAGCGGTCTGGGGCCTGGGCTGCGATCCCTCGCACGAAGCGGCCGTGCACATGGTGCTGCGGCTGAAGCAGCGTCCGATCGAGAAGGGCATGATCCTGGTCGCCGCCGAGTTGCCGCAACTGGAAGGCTGGGTGCGCCTGCAGGCCCTGCCAGATGCCCGCCAGCGCGCGGTGCTGGCCAGCTGGCCCGGCGCCAATACCTGGATCCTGCCGGCGGGCCCGCGTGCGCGGCCCTGGGTGACCGGCGAACACAGCGGCATCGCGGTACGCATCAGCGCCCACCCGCTGGTGGCCGAACTCTGCCGCGCCTGGGGAGGCCCGCTGGTGTCCACCAGCGCCAACCTGGCCGGCGAGCCCCCGGCACGCAGCCGCGAAGAGCTTGATCCGCGCCTGCTGCGCCTGCTCGACGGCATCCTCGATGGGGAGACCGGCGGCCTGGCCCAACCCACGCCGATCCGCGACGCCCTCAGCGGCAACGTGCTGCGCTCCTGA
- a CDS encoding DNA topoisomerase I, whose product MPKHLLIVESPAKAKTINKYLGKDYTVLASYGHVRDLIPKEGAVDPDNGFAMHYDVIDKNEKHVDAIAKAAKGADDILLATDPDREGEAISWHIAEILKERGLVKDKPMQRVVFTEITPRAIKEAINQPRAIASDLVDAQQARRALDYLVGFNLSPVLWRKVQRGLSAGRVQSPALRMIVEREEEIEAFVAREYWSIAAECAHPSQHFNAKLIKLDGQKFEQFTVTDGDTAEAARLRIQQAAQGSLHVTDVASKERKRRPAPPFTTSTLQQEASRKLGFTTRKTMQVAQKLYEGVAIGDEGTVGLISYMRTDSVNLSQDALAEIRDVIARDYGIASLPDQPNTYQTKSKNAQEAHEAVRPTSALRTPAQVARFLTDDERRLYELIWKRAVACQMIPATLNTVSVDLSAGSEHVFRASGTTVVVPGFLAVYEEGKDNKSAEDEDEGRKLPAMKPGDRVPLERILAEQHFTQPPPRYTEAALVKALEEYGIGRPSTYASIIQTLLFRKYVEMEGRSFRPSDVGRAVSKFLSSHFTQYVDYDFTAKLEDELDAVSRGEEEWIPLMARFWEPFKELVEDKKESVDRAEASGARELGTDPKTGKPVSVRLGRFGPYAAIGSTAEDAEEKPKFASLRPGQSMHTISLEDALELFLMPRALGEDNGEPVSVGIGRFGPFAKRGSTYASLKKEDDPYTIDLARAVFLIEEKEEIARNRIIKEFDGSDIQVLNGRFGPYISDGRMNGKIPKDREPASLTLAEVQQLMEETGKPVRKGFGAKKAAAKKAPAKKAAVKKEAAPKKAAAKKAPAKKAVKKAVKKAAAKKAPAKKAAAKK is encoded by the coding sequence ATGCCCAAGCACCTGCTCATCGTCGAATCGCCGGCCAAGGCCAAGACGATCAACAAATACCTCGGCAAGGACTACACCGTCCTGGCCTCGTATGGGCATGTGCGCGACCTGATCCCGAAGGAAGGCGCGGTCGACCCGGACAACGGGTTCGCGATGCATTACGACGTCATCGACAAGAACGAGAAGCACGTCGATGCCATCGCCAAGGCCGCCAAGGGCGCCGACGACATCCTGCTGGCGACCGACCCGGATCGCGAGGGTGAAGCGATCAGCTGGCACATCGCCGAGATCCTGAAGGAGCGTGGGCTGGTCAAGGACAAGCCGATGCAGCGCGTGGTCTTCACCGAGATCACCCCGCGCGCCATCAAGGAAGCCATCAACCAGCCGCGCGCCATCGCCAGCGACCTGGTGGACGCCCAGCAGGCGCGCCGCGCGCTGGATTACCTGGTCGGTTTCAACCTGTCGCCGGTGCTGTGGCGCAAGGTCCAGCGCGGCCTGTCCGCCGGCCGCGTGCAGAGCCCGGCGCTGCGCATGATCGTCGAGCGCGAGGAAGAGATCGAAGCCTTCGTCGCCCGTGAGTACTGGTCGATCGCCGCCGAGTGCGCGCACCCCAGCCAGCACTTCAACGCCAAGCTGATCAAGCTGGACGGGCAGAAATTCGAGCAGTTCACCGTCACCGACGGCGACACCGCTGAAGCGGCACGCCTGCGCATCCAGCAGGCCGCGCAGGGCTCGCTGCATGTCACCGACGTGGCCAGCAAGGAGCGCAAGCGCCGCCCGGCGCCGCCGTTCACCACCTCCACCCTGCAGCAGGAAGCCTCGCGCAAGCTCGGTTTCACCACCCGCAAGACCATGCAGGTGGCGCAGAAGCTGTATGAAGGCGTGGCGATCGGTGACGAAGGCACCGTCGGCCTGATCTCGTACATGCGTACCGACTCGGTGAACCTGTCGCAGGACGCGCTGGCCGAGATCCGCGACGTGATCGCCCGTGATTACGGCATCGCCTCGCTGCCGGACCAGCCCAACACCTACCAGACCAAGTCGAAGAACGCCCAGGAAGCGCACGAAGCGGTGCGCCCGACCTCGGCCCTGCGCACCCCCGCCCAGGTCGCGCGCTTCCTGACCGACGACGAGCGCCGCCTGTACGAGCTGATCTGGAAGCGCGCCGTCGCCTGCCAGATGATCCCGGCCACGCTCAACACCGTCAGCGTCGACCTGTCGGCCGGCAGCGAGCACGTGTTCCGCGCCAGTGGTACCACCGTGGTGGTGCCCGGCTTCTTGGCCGTGTACGAGGAAGGCAAGGACAACAAGAGCGCCGAGGACGAGGACGAAGGCCGCAAGCTGCCGGCGATGAAGCCGGGCGACCGCGTGCCGCTGGAACGCATCCTGGCCGAACAGCATTTCACCCAGCCGCCGCCGCGCTACACCGAAGCGGCGCTGGTGAAGGCGCTGGAAGAGTACGGCATCGGCCGTCCCTCGACCTACGCCTCGATCATCCAGACCCTGCTGTTCCGCAAGTACGTGGAAATGGAAGGCCGCAGCTTCCGCCCGTCCGACGTCGGCCGTGCGGTGTCCAAGTTCCTGTCCAGCCATTTCACCCAGTACGTGGATTACGACTTCACCGCCAAGCTGGAAGACGAGCTCGATGCCGTCTCGCGCGGCGAGGAAGAGTGGATCCCGCTGATGGCCCGCTTCTGGGAACCGTTCAAGGAGCTGGTGGAAGACAAGAAGGAATCGGTCGACCGCGCCGAGGCCAGTGGCGCGCGCGAGCTCGGCACCGACCCGAAGACCGGCAAGCCGGTCAGCGTGCGCCTCGGCCGCTTCGGGCCTTACGCCGCCATCGGCAGCACCGCCGAGGACGCCGAGGAGAAGCCGAAGTTCGCCTCGCTGCGCCCCGGCCAGTCGATGCACACCATCTCGCTGGAAGACGCGCTGGAGCTGTTCCTGATGCCGCGCGCGCTGGGCGAGGACAACGGCGAGCCAGTCAGCGTCGGCATCGGTCGCTTCGGCCCGTTCGCCAAGCGCGGCAGCACCTATGCCTCGCTGAAGAAGGAAGACGACCCGTACACCATCGACCTGGCCCGCGCCGTCTTCCTGATCGAAGAGAAGGAAGAAATCGCGCGCAACCGGATCATCAAGGAATTCGACGGCAGCGACATCCAGGTGTTGAACGGCCGCTTCGGGCCGTACATCAGCGACGGCAGGATGAACGGCAAGATCCCCAAGGATCGCGAGCCGGCATCGCTGACCCTGGCTGAAGTGCAGCAGCTGATGGAAGAAACCGGCAAGCCGGTGCGCAAGGGCTTCGGCGCCAAGAAGGCCGCAGCGAAGAAGGCACCGGCCAAGAAGGCGGCAGTGAAGAAGGAAGCCGCGCCGAAGAAGGCTGCTGCCAAGAAGGCCCCGGCCAAGAAAGCGGTAAAGAAGGCGGTGAAAAAGGCCGCCGCGAAGAAGGCGCCGGCCAAGAAGGCCGCTGCAAAGAAGTAG
- a CDS encoding RDD family protein produces MTEWYYAEGQQRQGPLPVQEIRQRFQRGQLNLDTLVWREGMAQWAALRQVVDELGLQTLADANATAAGSSGFDLRNDYAAIDNGTAPLPGTGALSSSPYSAPAALGAGTHAQPVVGGEVVYAGFWKRVAAYMIDYFVLVIPGSIIGAIIGVVLGASMGAIGSGESTIEVVAQLSSALINFAIGMAYYTWFHASKGGATLGKMAVGIKVVRSNGERLTKARAFGRYWAMLLSSFTLGIGFLMAAFTERKQGLHDMICDTLVVDRWAFTDQPQLQRRELGAVTIAILVVTGLLTLTGLALLVFAVGFIAKMAS; encoded by the coding sequence ATGACTGAGTGGTACTACGCCGAAGGACAGCAACGCCAGGGCCCGCTGCCGGTCCAGGAGATCCGCCAGCGCTTCCAGCGCGGCCAGCTGAACCTGGACACCCTGGTCTGGCGCGAAGGCATGGCACAGTGGGCTGCACTGCGCCAGGTGGTCGATGAGCTCGGCCTGCAGACACTGGCCGATGCCAATGCAACAGCGGCCGGCAGCAGCGGTTTCGACCTGCGCAACGACTATGCGGCCATCGACAACGGCACCGCGCCGCTGCCCGGCACCGGCGCCCTCAGCAGTTCGCCCTACAGCGCCCCGGCGGCGCTTGGCGCTGGCACCCACGCACAACCGGTGGTGGGCGGCGAAGTGGTCTACGCAGGCTTCTGGAAGCGCGTCGCGGCATACATGATCGACTACTTCGTGCTGGTCATTCCCGGCAGCATCATCGGCGCCATCATCGGCGTGGTGCTCGGTGCCAGCATGGGCGCGATCGGCAGTGGTGAATCGACCATCGAAGTCGTCGCCCAGCTGTCCAGCGCGCTGATCAACTTCGCCATCGGCATGGCGTACTACACCTGGTTCCATGCGTCGAAGGGCGGGGCCACGCTGGGCAAGATGGCGGTCGGCATCAAGGTCGTGCGCAGCAATGGCGAGCGCCTGACCAAGGCCCGCGCGTTCGGTCGCTACTGGGCCATGCTGCTGAGCAGCTTCACCCTCGGCATCGGTTTCCTGATGGCGGCCTTCACCGAGCGCAAGCAGGGCCTGCACGACATGATCTGCGACACCCTGGTGGTCGACCGCTGGGCCTTCACCGACCAGCCGCAGCTGCAGCGGCGCGAACTGGGCGCGGTCACCATCGCGATCCTGGTGGTGACCGGCCTGCTGACGCTGACAGGCCTGGCCCTGCTGGTCTTCGCCGTCGGCTTCATCGCCAAGATGGCCTCCTGA
- a CDS encoding DUF4124 domain-containing protein has protein sequence MNLLRAALSLSLLLPWMAPAADAEDVRVYRCVASNGAVALQDKPCNSGRQEVRDLQRPRDPAPRVVRSDAAPAPPDAVPAVRDREVRHVYIQPPQPMYECVSDDGQRYTSDNNEGNPRWVPLWTSVWLPHGHRGPAYPGPRPAIGTPIGPPVGEGAGYRPPAVGVGVQVPAGSVLVRDSCHALPPQEVCARLRDRRWELDRRYNSALQSERTAISNEQRGIDARLSRDCQR, from the coding sequence ATGAACCTGTTGCGCGCCGCCCTCAGTCTCAGCCTGCTGCTGCCGTGGATGGCGCCTGCTGCGGACGCCGAGGACGTGCGCGTGTACCGCTGCGTGGCCAGCAACGGTGCCGTCGCCCTGCAGGACAAACCCTGCAACAGCGGCCGCCAGGAAGTTCGCGACCTGCAGCGTCCACGCGATCCGGCGCCGCGCGTGGTGCGCAGCGATGCGGCACCCGCACCGCCGGACGCGGTTCCGGCCGTGCGCGATCGCGAAGTCCGCCACGTCTACATCCAGCCGCCGCAGCCGATGTACGAGTGCGTGAGCGACGACGGGCAGCGCTATACCAGCGACAACAACGAAGGCAATCCGCGTTGGGTGCCCTTGTGGACCAGCGTCTGGCTGCCGCACGGGCATCGTGGCCCGGCCTACCCTGGTCCACGCCCGGCCATCGGCACACCGATCGGTCCACCCGTCGGCGAAGGCGCAGGCTACCGGCCGCCTGCGGTCGGCGTAGGCGTGCAGGTCCCGGCCGGCAGCGTGCTGGTGCGCGACAGCTGCCATGCGCTGCCGCCACAGGAGGTGTGCGCGCGGCTGCGCGATCGCCGCTGGGAACTGGATCGTCGCTACAACAGCGCATTGCAGAGCGAGCGCACCGCCATCAGCAATGAACAGCGTGGCATCGACGCGCGCCTGTCGCGCGACTGCCAGCGCTGA
- a CDS encoding SDR family oxidoreductase, with the protein MTQQRWRLDGQTALITGASAGIGLAIAHELAGFGADLMIVGRDIDMLETARDELLDVYPQMQVHALAADVSDDEDRRQILDWVEDHSDGLHILVNNAGGNVTRAATEYSEDEWRKIFETNLFSAFELSRYAHPLLARHASSSIVNVGSVSGLTHVRSGVVYGMTKAAMHQMTRNLAVEWAEDGIRVNAVAPWYIRTRRTSGPLSDPDYYEEVVNRTPMRRIGEPEEVAAAVGFLCLPAASYVTGECIAVDGGFLRYGF; encoded by the coding sequence ATGACCCAGCAACGGTGGCGCCTGGATGGCCAGACGGCTCTGATTACCGGCGCCAGCGCCGGCATCGGCCTGGCCATCGCGCATGAACTGGCCGGCTTCGGCGCTGACCTGATGATCGTCGGCCGCGATATCGACATGCTGGAGACCGCGCGCGACGAACTGCTGGACGTGTATCCGCAGATGCAGGTACACGCGCTGGCCGCCGATGTCTCCGACGACGAGGACCGCCGGCAGATCCTGGACTGGGTGGAAGACCACAGCGATGGCCTGCACATCCTGGTCAACAACGCCGGCGGCAACGTCACCAGGGCGGCCACGGAGTATTCCGAGGACGAATGGCGCAAGATCTTCGAGACCAACCTGTTCTCGGCGTTCGAGCTGTCGCGCTACGCGCATCCGTTGCTGGCACGCCACGCATCGTCGTCGATCGTCAACGTCGGCAGCGTGTCCGGCCTGACCCATGTGCGCAGCGGCGTGGTCTACGGCATGACCAAGGCCGCGATGCACCAGATGACCCGCAATCTGGCCGTCGAGTGGGCCGAGGATGGCATCCGGGTCAATGCGGTGGCGCCGTGGTACATCCGCACGCGGCGCACGTCCGGGCCGCTGTCCGACCCGGATTACTACGAGGAAGTGGTCAACCGCACACCGATGCGCCGCATTGGCGAGCCGGAGGAAGTGGCCGCGGCCGTAGGCTTCCTGTGCCTGCCTGCCGCCAGCTATGTCACCGGCGAGTGCATCGCGGTGGATGGCGGTTTCCTGCGTTACGGGTTCTGA